A genomic region of Streptomyces rimosus contains the following coding sequences:
- the nuoK gene encoding NADH-quinone oxidoreductase subunit NuoK: MNPVNYLYLAALLFTIGAAGVLIRRNAIVVFMCIELMLNACNLAFVAFSRMHGNLDGQIIAFFTMVVAAAEVVVGLAIIVSIFRTRHTASVDDASLMKL, encoded by the coding sequence GTGAACCCGGTCAACTACCTCTACCTCGCCGCCCTGTTGTTCACCATCGGCGCGGCCGGGGTGCTGATCAGGCGGAACGCCATCGTGGTGTTCATGTGCATCGAACTGATGCTGAACGCCTGCAACCTCGCCTTCGTGGCCTTCTCGCGGATGCACGGAAACCTGGACGGACAGATCATCGCGTTCTTCACGATGGTCGTCGCCGCGGCCGAGGTCGTGGTGGGCCTGGCGATCATCGTGTCCATCTTCCGCACCCGCCACACGGCCTCGGTCGACGACGCCAGCCTGATGAAGCTGTAA
- a CDS encoding NADH-quinone oxidoreductase subunit J — MTTTSLAADASTGEAVQFWILGTVAVLGALSTILMKRAVHSALSLAGTMIVLAVFYLANGAYFLGVVQIVVYTGAIMMLFLFVVMLVGVTAADSLKETLKGQRWLAAACGLGFGILLIAGIGHASLRHFNGLGEANAGGNVQGLAALIFTKYVFAFEVTGALLITAAVGAMVLTHRERTERAKTQREQSEARIRDGKQIPPLPAPGVYARHNAVDIPGLLPDGTPSELTVNPTLRERGQIRDVSGEALAELKALEQRAEERLGRSEEAKR, encoded by the coding sequence GTGACGACGACCTCTCTGGCCGCCGACGCGTCCACCGGCGAGGCGGTGCAGTTCTGGATCCTCGGCACGGTCGCCGTGCTCGGCGCGCTGAGCACGATCCTGATGAAGCGGGCCGTGCACAGCGCCCTCTCGCTCGCCGGCACCATGATCGTCCTCGCGGTGTTCTACCTCGCCAACGGCGCCTACTTCCTGGGCGTCGTGCAGATCGTCGTCTATACGGGCGCGATCATGATGCTGTTCCTCTTCGTCGTCATGCTGGTCGGCGTCACCGCGGCGGACTCCCTCAAGGAGACCCTCAAGGGCCAGCGCTGGCTGGCCGCCGCCTGCGGCCTGGGCTTCGGCATCCTGCTCATCGCCGGCATCGGCCACGCCTCGCTGCGGCACTTCAACGGCCTCGGCGAGGCCAACGCCGGGGGCAACGTCCAGGGCCTGGCGGCACTGATCTTCACCAAGTACGTCTTCGCCTTCGAGGTCACCGGCGCGCTGCTGATCACGGCGGCGGTCGGCGCGATGGTCCTCACGCACCGGGAGCGCACGGAGCGCGCCAAGACCCAGCGCGAGCAGTCCGAGGCCCGCATCCGCGACGGCAAGCAGATCCCGCCGCTGCCCGCGCCAGGCGTGTACGCCCGCCACAACGCCGTGGACATCCCCGGCCTGCTCCCCGACGGCACCCCGTCCGAGCTGACCGTCAACCCGACGCTGCGCGAGCGCGGCCAGATCCGGGACGTCTCCGGTGAAGCGCTGGCCGAGCTGAAGGCGCTGGAGCAGCGGGCCGAAGAGCGGCTGGGCCGCAGCGAGGAGGCGAAGCGGTGA
- the nuoN gene encoding NADH-quinone oxidoreductase subunit NuoN: MAAEAPARIPAPKIEYAQLAPALIVLGAAVVGVVLEGFVPRRGRYYAQLLLSVLALAAGFAAVVGLAAGGFGTTKAKITAMGAIAVDGPALFLQGTILLVALVATFTFAERRLDPAAHGKRVDSFAAQAAAVPGGEAERAAVKAGFTTTEVFPLALFAVGGMLVFPAANDLLTLFVALEVFSLPLYILCALARRQRLLSQEAAVKYFLLGAFSSAFLLFGIALLYGYAGTVTYAGIAEVVSDGAKQITPALADTMGNDALLLIGAALVLMGLLFKVGAVPFHMWTPDVYQGAPTPVTGFMAAATKVAAFGALLRLLYVVLPGLRWDWRPVMWGVAIVTMLGGAIVAITQTDIKRLLAYSSIAHAGFILAGVIATSKDGISSVLFYLAAYSFVTLGAFAVVTLVRDAGGEATHLSKWAGLGRRSPLTAAVFAVFLLAFAGIPLTSGFAGKFAVFKAAAESGAGWLVVIGVISSAIAAFFYIRVIVLMFFNEPKADGPTVAVPSPLTMTAIGVGVAVTLVLGLAPQYFLDLAGQAGVFVR; this comes from the coding sequence ATGGCGGCCGAGGCTCCGGCCAGGATCCCGGCGCCGAAGATCGAGTATGCCCAGCTGGCACCGGCCCTGATCGTGCTGGGCGCCGCGGTCGTCGGCGTCGTACTGGAAGGGTTCGTGCCGCGCCGCGGCCGCTACTACGCGCAGCTGCTGCTGTCCGTCCTCGCGCTGGCCGCCGGGTTCGCGGCCGTCGTGGGGCTGGCGGCGGGCGGCTTCGGCACCACCAAGGCCAAGATCACGGCCATGGGCGCCATCGCCGTGGACGGCCCGGCGCTCTTCCTCCAGGGCACGATCCTGCTGGTGGCGCTGGTCGCCACGTTCACCTTCGCCGAGCGCCGGCTCGACCCGGCGGCGCACGGCAAGCGGGTGGACTCCTTCGCGGCGCAGGCCGCGGCGGTGCCCGGCGGTGAAGCCGAACGGGCCGCGGTCAAGGCCGGGTTCACCACGACCGAGGTGTTCCCGCTCGCACTGTTCGCGGTCGGCGGGATGCTGGTCTTCCCCGCGGCCAACGACCTGCTGACGCTCTTCGTCGCGCTGGAGGTCTTCTCCCTCCCGCTGTACATCCTGTGCGCGCTGGCCCGCCGCCAGCGGCTGCTCTCCCAGGAAGCGGCGGTGAAGTACTTCCTGCTCGGCGCGTTCTCCTCGGCGTTCCTGCTCTTCGGCATCGCGCTGCTGTACGGCTACGCGGGCACCGTCACGTACGCCGGCATCGCGGAGGTCGTCAGCGACGGCGCCAAGCAGATCACCCCGGCGCTGGCCGACACCATGGGCAACGACGCGCTGCTGCTGATCGGCGCGGCGCTGGTGCTGATGGGGCTGCTCTTCAAGGTCGGCGCGGTGCCGTTCCACATGTGGACGCCGGACGTCTACCAGGGCGCGCCGACCCCGGTCACCGGCTTCATGGCGGCGGCCACCAAGGTCGCCGCGTTCGGCGCGCTGCTGCGGCTGCTGTACGTGGTCCTGCCGGGCCTGCGCTGGGACTGGCGGCCGGTCATGTGGGGCGTCGCGATCGTCACCATGCTGGGCGGCGCGATCGTCGCGATCACCCAGACCGACATCAAGCGGCTGCTGGCGTACAGCTCCATCGCGCATGCCGGATTCATCCTGGCCGGTGTGATCGCCACCAGCAAGGACGGCATCTCCTCCGTCCTGTTCTACCTGGCGGCGTACTCCTTCGTGACGCTCGGCGCGTTCGCGGTGGTCACGCTCGTGCGGGACGCGGGCGGCGAGGCCACCCACCTGTCGAAGTGGGCCGGGCTGGGGCGGCGCTCGCCGCTGACCGCCGCGGTCTTCGCGGTGTTCCTGCTCGCCTTCGCCGGCATCCCGCTGACCTCGGGTTTCGCCGGGAAGTTCGCGGTGTTCAAGGCGGCGGCGGAGAGTGGCGCGGGCTGGCTGGTGGTGATCGGTGTGATCTCGTCCGCGATCGCCGCGTTCTTCTACATCCGCGTCATCGTGCTGATGTTCTTCAACGAGCCGAAGGCGGACGGGCCGACGGTGGCGGTGCCCAGCCCGCTGACGATGACGGCCATCGGGGTCGGCGTCGCGGTCACCCTGGTACTGGGCCTGGCGCCGCAGTACTTCCTGGACCTCGCGGGCCAGGCGGGGGTGTTCGTGCGCTGA
- the nuoL gene encoding NADH-quinone oxidoreductase subunit L — MENLIALLVAAPLAGAALLLCGGRRLDRAGHWIGTLLALASFALAVPLFTDLLGRDAEHRTLHQHLFSWVPVGGFQADVAFQLDQLSMTFVLLITGVGSLIHIYSIGYMEHDERRRRFFGYLNLFLAAMLLLVLADNYLLLYVGWEGVGLASYLLIGFWQHKPSAATAAKKAFLVNRVGDMGLSIAIMLMFTTFGTFAFGPVLGAVGETSEGKLTAIGLMLLLAACGKSAQVPLQSWLGDAMEGPTPVSALIHAATMVTAGVYLITRSGAIFNGAPDAQTAVVVVGAVTLLFGAIVGCAKDDIKKALAGSTMSQIGYMILAAGLGPIGYAFAIMHLVTHGFFKAGLFLGAGSVMHGMNDEVDMRRYGGLRKYMPITFITFGLGYLAIIGFPGLSGFFSKDKIIEAAFAKGGTEGWILGGAALLGAAITAFYMTRVMLMTFFGEERWRKAPTPSPAEPSVEPAAETRGEYTPPHPHESPKSMTIPMILLAVGSVAAGGLFSLNEAFVKWLEPVTSFDHGHPPIGASAITTATIVVMVLGVALAYLQYGRKPVPAVAPRGSLLTRAARRDLLQDDFNHAVLVRGGGELTRALVQLDHSVVDGAVRGTAASMGGLSGRLRQVQNGFARSYAVQMLGGAAVLIAATLLMRGV, encoded by the coding sequence GTGGAGAACCTGATCGCCCTGCTCGTCGCGGCCCCCCTGGCCGGCGCGGCCCTGCTGCTGTGCGGCGGCCGGAGACTGGACCGGGCCGGCCACTGGATCGGCACGCTGCTCGCACTGGCGTCCTTCGCCCTGGCCGTCCCCCTGTTCACGGACCTGCTGGGCCGCGACGCCGAACACCGCACGCTGCACCAGCACCTGTTCAGCTGGGTGCCGGTGGGCGGCTTCCAGGCGGACGTGGCCTTCCAGCTGGACCAGCTGTCCATGACGTTCGTCCTGCTGATCACCGGTGTCGGATCGCTGATCCACATCTACTCGATCGGCTACATGGAGCACGACGAGCGGCGCCGCCGCTTCTTCGGCTACCTGAACCTGTTCCTCGCGGCCATGCTGCTGCTCGTCCTCGCCGACAACTACCTGCTGCTGTACGTCGGCTGGGAGGGCGTCGGCCTGGCCTCGTACCTCCTCATCGGCTTCTGGCAGCACAAGCCCAGCGCGGCGACGGCGGCGAAGAAGGCGTTCCTGGTCAACCGCGTCGGTGACATGGGCCTGTCCATCGCGATCATGCTGATGTTCACCACGTTCGGGACGTTCGCGTTCGGGCCGGTGCTGGGCGCGGTGGGCGAGACCTCCGAGGGCAAGCTCACCGCCATCGGCCTGATGCTGCTGCTCGCCGCCTGCGGCAAGTCGGCACAGGTCCCGCTCCAGTCCTGGCTGGGCGACGCGATGGAGGGCCCGACCCCGGTCTCGGCCCTGATCCACGCGGCGACGATGGTGACCGCGGGCGTCTACCTGATCACCCGCTCCGGCGCGATCTTCAACGGCGCGCCGGACGCGCAGACCGCGGTCGTGGTGGTCGGCGCGGTGACGCTGCTGTTCGGTGCGATCGTCGGTTGCGCGAAGGACGACATCAAGAAGGCCCTGGCGGGCTCGACGATGTCGCAGATCGGCTACATGATCCTGGCCGCCGGGCTGGGCCCGATCGGCTACGCCTTCGCGATCATGCACCTGGTCACCCACGGCTTCTTCAAGGCCGGTCTCTTCCTCGGCGCCGGTTCGGTGATGCACGGCATGAACGACGAGGTGGACATGCGCCGCTACGGCGGCCTGCGCAAGTACATGCCCATCACGTTCATCACCTTCGGCCTCGGCTATCTGGCCATCATCGGCTTCCCCGGGCTGTCCGGCTTCTTCTCCAAGGACAAGATCATCGAGGCGGCCTTCGCCAAGGGCGGCACGGAGGGCTGGATCCTCGGCGGCGCCGCCCTGCTGGGCGCCGCGATCACCGCGTTCTACATGACGCGGGTGATGCTGATGACGTTCTTCGGCGAGGAGCGCTGGCGCAAGGCGCCGACCCCGTCACCCGCCGAGCCGTCCGTGGAGCCCGCGGCCGAGACCCGGGGCGAGTACACCCCGCCGCACCCCCACGAGTCGCCGAAGTCCATGACGATCCCGATGATCCTGCTGGCCGTCGGATCGGTGGCGGCGGGCGGCCTGTTCAGCCTCAACGAGGCGTTCGTGAAGTGGCTGGAGCCGGTCACCTCCTTCGACCACGGGCACCCGCCGATCGGCGCTTCGGCGATCACCACCGCCACGATCGTGGTGATGGTCCTCGGCGTCGCGCTCGCCTACCTCCAGTACGGGCGCAAGCCGGTCCCGGCCGTCGCCCCGCGCGGCTCGCTGCTGACCCGGGCGGCCCGCCGCGACCTGCTCCAGGACGACTTCAACCACGCCGTCCTGGTGCGCGGCGGCGGCGAACTGACCCGCGCCCTGGTCCAGCTGGACCACTCCGTCGTGGACGGCGCGGTCCGGGGCACGGCGGCGTCGATGGGCGGCCTCTCCGGCCGGCTGCGCCAGGTGCAGAACGGCTTCGCCCGCTCCTACGCCGTACAGATGTTGGGCGGTGCGGCCGTACTGATCGCCGCGACCCTGCTGATGAGGGGTGTCTGA
- a CDS encoding NADH-quinone oxidoreductase subunit M, translating to MSFPLLTATAAVPALGAIATAAVPAAKRTFAKWLALLFSLATLVLAAVVAVRFAPGAKGPFQLTESHAWIKDFGVRYELGVDGIAVALIALTALLVPFVILAGWHDADPLEEPTPNRRWRPTQGFFALVLAVEAMVVISFEATDVFLFYIFFEAMLIPMYFLIGGFGDRAGSGGEEHSAALRSQAAVKFLLYNLAGGLIMLAAVIGLYAATADQLGSGTFSLTEIVQARADGKLALGTGTERLLFLGFFFAFAVKAPLWPLHTWLPGAMGESTAPVAVLITAVVDKVGTFAMLRFCLQLFPEASSWATPVILVLALISILYGALLAVGQRDIKRLIAYASISHFGFIIMGIFAMTSQGQGGATLYMVNHGISTAALMLVAGFLISRRGSRLIADYGGVQKAAPVLAGTFLVGGLATLSLPGLAPFVSEFLVLVGTFSRYPAVGIVATVGIVLAALYVLVLYQRTMTGPVKAEVRTMPDLKARELAVVAPLIALLLFLGVYPKPLTDLVNPAVDHTLSVVDQHDPRPDVPVKADAEAAK from the coding sequence ATGTCGTTTCCCCTTCTGACGGCCACCGCGGCGGTGCCGGCGCTCGGCGCGATCGCCACCGCGGCGGTGCCCGCCGCCAAGCGCACCTTCGCCAAGTGGCTGGCGCTGCTGTTCTCGCTGGCCACCCTGGTGCTCGCGGCGGTGGTCGCGGTCCGCTTCGCCCCGGGCGCCAAAGGCCCGTTCCAGCTCACCGAATCGCACGCCTGGATCAAGGACTTCGGTGTCCGCTACGAACTGGGCGTGGACGGCATCGCGGTGGCGCTGATCGCGCTGACCGCGCTGCTGGTCCCGTTCGTCATCCTGGCGGGCTGGCACGACGCCGATCCTCTTGAGGAACCGACACCCAACCGGCGCTGGCGCCCCACCCAGGGCTTCTTCGCGCTGGTGCTCGCCGTCGAGGCGATGGTGGTCATCTCCTTCGAGGCCACCGACGTGTTCCTCTTCTACATCTTCTTCGAAGCCATGCTCATCCCGATGTACTTCCTCATCGGCGGCTTCGGGGACCGCGCGGGGTCCGGCGGCGAGGAGCACAGCGCCGCGCTGCGCTCGCAGGCCGCCGTGAAGTTCCTGCTCTACAACCTGGCCGGCGGCCTGATCATGCTCGCCGCGGTGATCGGCCTGTACGCGGCCACCGCCGACCAGCTCGGCAGCGGCACGTTCTCCCTCACCGAGATCGTCCAGGCGCGCGCCGACGGCAAGCTGGCGCTGGGCACCGGCACCGAACGGCTGCTGTTCCTCGGCTTCTTCTTCGCCTTCGCGGTGAAGGCGCCGCTGTGGCCGCTGCACACCTGGCTGCCGGGCGCGATGGGCGAGTCCACCGCGCCGGTCGCCGTGCTGATCACCGCGGTGGTCGACAAGGTCGGCACCTTCGCGATGCTGCGCTTCTGCCTCCAGCTCTTCCCGGAGGCCAGCAGCTGGGCCACCCCGGTCATCCTCGTCCTCGCGCTGATCAGCATCCTGTACGGCGCGCTGCTCGCGGTCGGCCAGCGCGACATCAAGCGCTTGATCGCGTACGCCTCCATCTCCCACTTCGGCTTCATCATCATGGGCATCTTCGCCATGACGAGCCAGGGCCAGGGCGGTGCGACGCTGTACATGGTCAACCACGGCATCTCGACGGCGGCGCTGATGCTGGTCGCCGGATTCCTGATCTCGCGGCGCGGCTCCCGGCTGATCGCCGACTACGGCGGGGTGCAGAAGGCCGCGCCGGTGCTGGCCGGGACGTTCCTGGTCGGCGGTCTGGCGACGCTGTCGCTGCCGGGCCTGGCGCCGTTCGTCAGCGAATTCCTGGTGCTGGTCGGCACGTTCAGCCGCTACCCGGCCGTGGGCATCGTGGCCACCGTCGGCATCGTGCTCGCCGCGCTGTACGTCCTCGTCCTCTACCAGCGGACGATGACCGGCCCGGTGAAGGCCGAGGTGCGCACGATGCCCGACCTCAAGGCGCGGGAGCTGGCCGTGGTCGCCCCGCTGATCGCCCTCCTGCTGTTCCTCGGCGTCTATCCCAAGCCGCTGACGGACCTCGTCAACCCGGCGGTGGACCACACCCTGTCCGTCGTCGACCAGCACGATCCCCGCCCCGACGTACCAGTGAAGGCAGATGCGGAGGCCGCGAAGTGA